Proteins encoded within one genomic window of Haladaptatus sp. QDMS2:
- a CDS encoding ubiquitin-like small modifier protein 1, translating into MQVECRFFANFREAVGSKTIEREFDSNVTVGGVLEALEAEFEGLQGSILDDAGDILPQLSVLKNGREVLHMAGTATELEDGDRISVFPPVAGG; encoded by the coding sequence ATGCAGGTCGAATGCCGATTTTTCGCCAATTTCCGGGAGGCAGTGGGGTCGAAAACCATCGAACGCGAATTCGACAGCAACGTGACCGTCGGGGGCGTCCTCGAAGCACTCGAAGCCGAGTTCGAGGGCCTCCAGGGAAGCATCCTCGACGACGCAGGTGACATCCTGCCACAGCTAAGCGTTCTCAAGAACGGCCGGGAAGTCCTTCACATGGCGGGGACGGCCACTGAACTCGAAGACGGTGACCGAATCTCCGTGTTCCCGCCGGTGGCGGGTGGCTGA
- a CDS encoding aldehyde ferredoxin oxidoreductase family protein: MSDIGGFQDNVARVDLSSGSVDYEGIDEEDARKYIGARGLGVKYVFEQGPDVDPLGPDNLLAFMNGPLTGTQTVMSGRIAVVTKSPLTNTVTDSHHGGWSGARLKWAGFDGLLFEGKAEDPVYAVVEDGEVTLKDASHLWGWGVHDTIDELEEEVDGQRGKNFSCMAIGPGGENQVRYACIVNEDDRASGRGGTGAVMGSKNLKAIVVKSTTKMPKAKDPDTFKKGHQQAMQVIQESDVTAPNEGGLSLYGTNVLMNLTEEMDGLPTRNAKYTSTASEARESPDEPNIDAEKVSGENVRENILVDEPTCHSCPVACKKEVEVQVMHKGDEMNVRMESFEYESAFTLGPNSMNDDRDKVAVMIDQCNNLGLDTIETGNMIAMAMEMTEEGKFDDEFGGIEWGDADEMIDLIEAIARREGKLADLLAGGANHIAEEMDAHKNSLAVKGQTIPAYDPRCMKGMGIAYATSNRGACHLRAYTPSAEILGLPEKVDPYAWEGKGELTMAFQDLHAISDSFDICKFNAFAEGIEEYVLQYNGMTGFDVTEDELLETGERIYNLERYYNNLAGFKGEDDSLPGRFVEGPDAIPGQGASEGELCELDQMKDEYYTARGWVDGVVPDEKLDDLGIDIGPGTGVSSSGGSAPADD; this comes from the coding sequence ATGAGTGATATTGGCGGCTTTCAAGACAACGTAGCCAGGGTGGACCTATCATCGGGGTCGGTGGACTACGAGGGTATCGACGAGGAGGACGCGCGCAAGTACATCGGGGCACGCGGCCTCGGGGTGAAGTACGTCTTCGAGCAGGGGCCAGACGTGGACCCACTCGGTCCAGACAACCTCCTCGCGTTCATGAACGGACCGCTCACGGGGACACAGACCGTGATGAGTGGCCGCATCGCGGTCGTCACGAAATCACCGCTCACGAACACGGTCACCGACTCACACCACGGTGGCTGGAGCGGCGCACGCCTGAAGTGGGCCGGCTTCGACGGCCTGCTGTTCGAGGGGAAAGCAGAAGACCCAGTCTACGCCGTCGTCGAAGACGGTGAAGTGACGCTCAAAGACGCCTCGCACCTCTGGGGCTGGGGCGTCCACGACACCATCGACGAACTCGAAGAGGAGGTAGACGGCCAGCGCGGCAAAAACTTCAGTTGCATGGCCATCGGTCCCGGCGGCGAGAACCAAGTTCGCTACGCCTGCATCGTCAACGAAGACGACCGGGCAAGCGGCCGCGGTGGCACGGGCGCCGTCATGGGCTCGAAGAACCTGAAGGCAATCGTCGTCAAATCCACGACGAAGATGCCGAAGGCGAAGGACCCGGACACGTTCAAGAAGGGCCACCAGCAGGCCATGCAGGTGATTCAGGAGTCCGACGTGACCGCCCCGAACGAGGGGGGCCTCTCGCTCTACGGGACGAACGTCCTGATGAACCTCACAGAGGAGATGGACGGACTTCCGACGCGCAACGCGAAGTACACGAGTACGGCGAGCGAAGCGCGCGAGAGTCCCGACGAACCGAACATCGACGCCGAGAAGGTTTCTGGCGAGAACGTCCGCGAGAACATCCTCGTCGACGAACCGACCTGTCACTCCTGTCCGGTCGCCTGTAAGAAGGAAGTCGAGGTGCAGGTCATGCACAAGGGCGACGAGATGAACGTCCGCATGGAGTCCTTCGAGTACGAATCGGCGTTCACGCTCGGCCCGAACTCCATGAACGACGACCGCGACAAAGTCGCCGTCATGATCGACCAGTGTAACAACCTCGGCTTGGACACCATCGAGACTGGCAACATGATTGCCATGGCGATGGAGATGACCGAGGAAGGCAAGTTCGACGACGAGTTCGGCGGCATCGAATGGGGCGACGCAGACGAGATGATCGACCTCATCGAGGCCATCGCCCGCCGCGAGGGGAAACTCGCGGACCTGCTCGCCGGCGGCGCAAACCACATCGCAGAGGAGATGGACGCCCACAAAAACTCTCTCGCGGTCAAGGGTCAGACGATTCCAGCCTACGACCCACGCTGCATGAAGGGCATGGGCATCGCCTACGCTACTTCGAACCGCGGGGCCTGCCACCTGCGCGCGTACACGCCGTCTGCCGAAATTCTCGGCCTGCCCGAGAAGGTAGACCCGTACGCGTGGGAGGGCAAGGGTGAACTGACGATGGCGTTCCAGGACCTCCACGCCATCTCCGACTCCTTCGACATCTGCAAGTTCAACGCCTTCGCAGAGGGCATCGAAGAGTACGTCCTGCAGTACAACGGCATGACCGGCTTCGACGTGACCGAAGACGAACTGCTCGAAACCGGCGAGCGCATCTACAACTTAGAGCGCTACTACAACAACCTCGCAGGCTTCAAGGGCGAAGACGACTCGCTGCCCGGACGCTTCGTCGAAGGCCCCGACGCCATCCCCGGCCAGGGTGCCTCCGAAGGCGAACTTTGCGAACTCGACCAGATGAAAGACGAGTACTACACCGCTCGCGGCTGGGTCGACGGGGTGGTGCCAGACGAGAAACTCGACGACCTCGGCATCGACATCGGCCCCGGCACGGGCGTCAGTTCGTCTGGCGGGTCGGCCCCGGCAGACGACTGA
- a CDS encoding VanZ family protein, translating to MEPVRVRIGRARYAIPLLVATVIFATSVVTPPSGALSPLGPFGLVGQDKWLHCLAYAGQAGVLAAVLDRHRHGRLAAFVLTVGYGIFIELVQYPLPARAFDLSDIAANSLGAALGVLAWVLVGRRLLRLK from the coding sequence ATGGAGCCAGTCCGTGTCCGCATTGGTCGTGCCCGATACGCGATTCCACTTTTGGTTGCGACGGTCATTTTCGCTACGTCTGTCGTCACGCCGCCCAGCGGCGCGCTCTCGCCACTTGGCCCGTTCGGCCTCGTCGGGCAGGACAAGTGGCTTCACTGCCTCGCCTACGCGGGGCAGGCGGGCGTGCTCGCAGCGGTACTCGACCGTCACCGACACGGAAGGCTCGCGGCGTTCGTCCTCACCGTCGGCTACGGCATTTTCATCGAACTCGTCCAGTACCCGCTCCCCGCCCGCGCGTTCGACCTCAGCGACATCGCAGCCAACTCGCTCGGCGCGGCCCTCGGGGTGCTGGCGTGGGTGCTGGTTGGCCGGCGGCTACTCCGTCTCAAGTAA
- a CDS encoding M20/M25/M40 family metallo-hydrolase: protein MDLRQFVERLLRFETTAPNEKPAQEWVEETLQGWGFTTYTWTADATRLAEHPSFPDDPNEIDVANRPSVGGVLEFGDPDAGPTVVLNGHVDVVPAEGEWSSNPFMPTWDGDELTARGAADMKSGLAACIFAARKLQAETDDLNGRMVVESVVGEEEGGVGAAAAALDNPYPFDRDMALIAEPTELRPVLAVEGSVMKRLELAGRSAHAARRWRGESVLPHFEAIRRAFEDLESERATRIRHPLYERFENPWPTSFGTVHAGTWASTVPSELTAEVRIGVAPGETVAEVEAEYEARLAEVVADSEWLSAHPPQFERFSVQFEPGEINEAEPVHQALQAAMAAASLPNREPLGETYGADSRHYIEAGIPTVVFGPGTIDQAHFPDETIDFAEVETARDVIADTVLRLLETE from the coding sequence ATGGACCTCCGACAGTTCGTCGAACGACTCTTGCGATTCGAAACGACGGCACCGAACGAGAAACCAGCCCAGGAGTGGGTCGAAGAGACCCTTCAGGGCTGGGGGTTTACGACCTATACGTGGACCGCTGACGCGACTCGCCTCGCAGAACATCCCTCGTTTCCCGACGACCCGAACGAAATCGACGTGGCGAACCGCCCGAGCGTCGGCGGCGTGCTCGAATTCGGCGACCCCGACGCGGGGCCGACCGTCGTCCTGAACGGGCACGTAGACGTGGTTCCCGCCGAGGGGGAGTGGTCGTCGAATCCCTTCATGCCGACGTGGGACGGCGACGAGCTGACCGCACGCGGCGCTGCGGACATGAAATCCGGCCTCGCGGCGTGCATCTTCGCCGCCCGCAAACTGCAGGCGGAGACTGACGACCTGAACGGGCGTATGGTCGTCGAAAGCGTCGTTGGCGAGGAGGAGGGCGGCGTTGGCGCGGCGGCGGCTGCGCTCGACAACCCGTATCCGTTCGACCGCGACATGGCGCTCATCGCCGAACCGACCGAGTTGCGTCCCGTCCTCGCCGTCGAGGGCAGCGTCATGAAGCGCCTCGAACTCGCTGGGCGCTCTGCCCACGCCGCCCGACGCTGGCGCGGGGAGTCCGTGTTGCCGCACTTCGAGGCCATCCGGCGGGCGTTCGAGGACCTCGAATCGGAGCGGGCAACGCGCATTCGCCACCCACTCTACGAACGCTTCGAGAATCCGTGGCCGACCTCGTTCGGGACGGTCCACGCGGGGACGTGGGCGTCTACGGTTCCCTCGGAACTGACCGCTGAGGTTCGCATCGGCGTCGCGCCCGGCGAAACCGTCGCTGAGGTCGAAGCCGAGTACGAGGCGCGACTCGCAGAGGTCGTCGCCGACAGCGAGTGGCTCTCGGCGCACCCGCCCCAGTTTGAGCGGTTCTCCGTGCAGTTCGAGCCCGGCGAAATCAACGAAGCCGAGCCAGTCCACCAGGCGTTGCAGGCCGCGATGGCGGCAGCGAGCCTCCCGAATCGCGAACCACTCGGGGAGACCTACGGCGCGGACTCACGCCACTACATCGAGGCGGGCATTCCGACCGTCGTGTTCGGGCCGGGGACCATCGACCAGGCGCACTTCCCCGACGAGACCATCGACTTCGCCGAGGTGGAGACGGCACGCGACGTCATCGCCGACACCGTCCTCCGGTTACTTGAGACGGAGTAG
- a CDS encoding archaeosine biosynthesis radical SAM protein RaSEA, giving the protein MSKPSPDVYEQGRGMDAHNKVMREIRAKKQRTYDPHEPTRVWLDEDNTPGGVYQSLTIILNTGGCRWARAGGCTMCGYVAESVEGGSVTHEQLMDQIQVCLDHEAENADEPAELIKIYTSGSFLDEREVPAESRKAIAETFADRERIVLESLPDFVEEDRVADFVDAGLDTDIAIGLETATDRVRRDCVNKYFAFEDFIAASEAANRAGAGIKAYLLFKPPFLSEPEAVEDMISSIERCAEYAHTVSMNPTNVQRYTMVNELFHNSGYRPPWLWSVAHILRETADVDAIVVSDPVGHGQERGAHNCGECDDRVQMAIKDFDLRQDPSVFDQVSCECEATWELVRAHETSFNMPLTN; this is encoded by the coding sequence ATGAGTAAGCCAAGTCCCGACGTGTACGAACAGGGGCGCGGGATGGACGCCCACAACAAGGTGATGCGCGAGATTCGCGCGAAGAAACAGCGTACCTACGACCCGCACGAGCCGACGCGCGTCTGGCTGGACGAGGACAACACGCCGGGTGGCGTCTACCAGTCGCTGACCATCATTCTGAACACCGGAGGCTGTCGCTGGGCACGCGCCGGCGGGTGTACGATGTGTGGCTACGTTGCGGAGTCGGTCGAAGGTGGCAGCGTCACCCACGAGCAGTTGATGGACCAGATTCAGGTCTGTCTCGACCACGAGGCCGAGAACGCAGACGAACCAGCGGAACTCATCAAAATCTACACCTCCGGCAGTTTCCTTGACGAGCGCGAAGTCCCCGCAGAGAGCCGCAAGGCCATCGCGGAGACGTTCGCAGACCGCGAGCGCATCGTCTTAGAGAGCCTGCCCGACTTCGTCGAAGAAGACCGCGTCGCAGACTTCGTCGACGCAGGTCTCGACACGGACATCGCTATCGGCCTCGAAACCGCCACCGACCGGGTGCGCCGCGACTGCGTGAACAAGTACTTCGCCTTCGAGGACTTCATCGCCGCGAGCGAGGCCGCAAACCGCGCTGGTGCGGGTATCAAGGCGTATCTGCTGTTCAAGCCGCCGTTCCTGTCGGAGCCGGAGGCCGTAGAAGACATGATTTCTTCCATCGAACGCTGTGCGGAGTACGCCCACACCGTCTCGATGAATCCGACCAACGTCCAGCGCTACACGATGGTCAACGAACTGTTCCACAACTCCGGCTACCGCCCGCCGTGGCTCTGGAGCGTCGCCCACATCCTGCGCGAGACGGCCGACGTAGACGCCATCGTCGTCTCCGACCCTGTCGGCCACGGGCAGGAGCGCGGGGCGCACAACTGCGGCGAGTGTGACGACCGCGTCCAGATGGCAATCAAGGACTTCGACCTCAGACAGGACCCTTCGGTGTTCGATCAGGTGTCCTGTGAATGTGAGGCGACCTGGGAGCTCGTTAGGGCTCACGAAACGAGCTTCAATATGCCGCTTACAAACTGA
- the purQ gene encoding phosphoribosylformylglycinamidine synthase I → MIAIVQFGGSNCDRDALRAFTELGLDARLVWHEDGLPEDTTGVLLPGGFSYGDYLRAGAMAARSPIMAEIREAAENGVPVLGVCNGAQIGCESGLTPGMFTTNASARFQCEHVYLRVENADTPWTQAYEEGEVIELPIAHGEGRFEITDDELAALEADDRILFRYCDADGNVTDEANPNGSKANVAGVTGLVPTVAVLMPHPERAALPDIGSTDGQGVLLGFN, encoded by the coding sequence GTGATCGCTATCGTCCAGTTCGGCGGCAGTAACTGCGACCGGGACGCGCTGCGGGCGTTCACCGAACTCGGACTGGATGCGCGACTCGTCTGGCACGAAGACGGCCTGCCCGAGGATACGACTGGCGTGCTGCTCCCGGGTGGTTTCTCCTACGGCGATTACCTCCGAGCCGGGGCGATGGCGGCGCGCTCGCCCATCATGGCAGAGATTCGCGAGGCCGCGGAAAACGGCGTCCCCGTCCTCGGCGTGTGCAACGGTGCACAGATTGGCTGTGAATCCGGACTGACGCCGGGCATGTTCACGACCAACGCGAGCGCCCGCTTCCAGTGTGAACACGTCTACCTGCGCGTAGAGAATGCGGACACGCCGTGGACGCAGGCGTACGAAGAAGGCGAAGTAATCGAACTGCCAATCGCTCACGGTGAAGGCAGATTCGAGATTACGGACGACGAACTCGCCGCGTTAGAAGCAGACGACCGTATCCTGTTTCGATACTGTGACGCAGACGGCAACGTAACTGACGAAGCAAATCCGAACGGTTCAAAAGCGAATGTGGCAGGAGTTACTGGGCTCGTGCCAACGGTTGCGGTACTCATGCCACACCCCGAACGCGCGGCGCTGCCGGATATCGGCTCGACCGACGGTCAGGGCGTGTTGTTGGGTTTCAACTAA
- the purS gene encoding phosphoribosylformylglycinamidine synthase subunit PurS translates to MTAYTATVTVRLKQGVLDPEAETTKRALERLGYDLEALRSAERYEIDLDATDADGAADQATEMAERLLANPTIHDYAVEVEER, encoded by the coding sequence ATGACTGCCTACACCGCGACCGTCACCGTCCGGCTGAAGCAGGGTGTACTCGACCCGGAAGCCGAAACGACCAAGCGCGCCTTAGAGCGCCTCGGGTACGACCTGGAGGCCCTGCGGTCTGCAGAACGGTACGAAATCGACCTCGACGCGACCGACGCCGACGGTGCAGCAGACCAGGCGACTGAGATGGCAGAACGCCTGCTCGCCAATCCCACCATCCACGACTACGCGGTCGAGGTGGAAGAACGGTGA
- a CDS encoding formyltetrahydrofolate deformylase, which produces MTGKLTELTVVGDDKTGLIARVTSLLFDHGINIEDLDQAVRKGIFRMTMHVDASGMTTTKDDLRAKLAALGDELDVDVTIRFPADRETKQIAVLATKESHCLEALLGAWANGDLGADISVIIANHSALKPVAEYYDIPFYDIGDEKGTPDEDAILSLLEDYDADLIVLARYIRILSPNVVFRYEGRIINVHPSLLPSFPGASAYRQAIEEGVRIAGVTAHYVTTDLDQGPIITQRAFSVPDDAEVEDLQRKGQPLEADALLEAVRLHLNDDVTVHWGRTNLRDGAEGYQLGLPEAADAANPDRPVDGLADVLADD; this is translated from the coding sequence ATGACTGGCAAACTCACCGAACTCACTGTCGTCGGCGACGACAAGACGGGTCTCATCGCCCGCGTCACGTCGTTGCTGTTCGACCACGGCATCAACATCGAGGACCTAGACCAGGCCGTCCGGAAGGGCATCTTCCGCATGACGATGCACGTCGATGCGTCGGGGATGACCACGACGAAAGACGACCTGCGAGCCAAACTGGCCGCGCTCGGTGACGAACTCGACGTGGACGTGACCATTCGCTTCCCCGCCGACCGCGAGACCAAGCAGATTGCCGTCCTCGCCACGAAAGAGTCCCACTGTCTCGAAGCCCTCCTCGGTGCGTGGGCGAACGGCGACCTCGGCGCGGACATCTCGGTCATCATCGCGAACCACTCCGCGCTCAAACCGGTCGCAGAGTACTACGATATCCCATTCTACGATATCGGCGACGAGAAGGGGACGCCCGACGAGGACGCCATCCTCTCGCTGCTCGAAGATTACGACGCAGACCTCATCGTCCTCGCGCGGTACATCCGCATCCTCTCGCCGAACGTCGTGTTCCGCTACGAGGGGCGCATCATCAACGTCCACCCGTCGCTCCTACCTTCGTTCCCCGGCGCGTCGGCCTACCGACAGGCCATCGAGGAAGGCGTGCGCATCGCTGGCGTCACCGCCCACTACGTCACGACGGACTTAGACCAGGGGCCAATCATCACCCAACGAGCCTTCTCGGTTCCTGACGACGCCGAAGTCGAGGACTTACAGCGAAAGGGCCAGCCGCTCGAAGCCGACGCGCTGCTCGAAGCCGTGCGTCTCCACCTGAACGACGACGTGACGGTTCACTGGGGGCGGACGAACCTGCGCGATGGTGCGGAAGGATACCAACTCGGACTGCCAGAAGCAGCAGACGCCGCCAACCCGGACCGGCCCGTGGACGGGCTGGCCGACGTGCTCGCAGACGACTAA
- a CDS encoding phosphoribosyltransferase family protein produces the protein MEWPDIVAQIDTGTGGRYHTGNLATDPDTFDAVVTDLAAPFSAESVDAVAGIDALGFLFGAAVARELGVGFCPIRKGGKLPIASKNRLTETVVDYTGTEKTLELDRTSVSNGARVLVVDDWTETGSQLAAAVALVSAAGGNVVGIAVLGADERETVLQLDEDYGVHALHWE, from the coding sequence ATGGAGTGGCCGGATATCGTTGCGCAAATCGACACCGGAACCGGCGGGCGCTATCACACGGGCAATCTCGCCACTGACCCCGACACATTCGACGCGGTGGTCACGGACCTCGCAGCCCCGTTCTCCGCCGAATCCGTAGACGCCGTCGCAGGAATCGACGCGCTTGGCTTCCTGTTCGGGGCCGCGGTCGCTCGCGAACTGGGGGTGGGATTCTGCCCGATACGAAAAGGTGGGAAACTCCCCATCGCTTCCAAGAATCGACTCACCGAGACGGTGGTCGATTACACGGGGACGGAGAAGACCCTCGAACTGGACCGGACGAGCGTTTCGAACGGGGCGCGAGTGCTGGTAGTAGACGACTGGACGGAAACCGGTTCACAGCTAGCTGCGGCCGTGGCGCTCGTCTCCGCCGCTGGTGGGAACGTCGTCGGTATCGCCGTACTCGGTGCAGACGAGCGCGAGACGGTTCTGCAGTTGGACGAGGACTACGGCGTCCACGCGCTCCACTGGGAGTGA
- a CDS encoding phosphoribosylaminoimidazolesuccinocarboxamide synthase gives MTSVKEFRIEEAATPESLGRGAFYFTDDYSVFDWGKMPDQIPDKGASLCAMGAFNFELLEAEGIPTHYRGVVSDDEVVPLADATEPPREMAIDLTQVPELPNDGRTYDYDAYHETAGENYLIPLEIIFRNTVPVGSSLRRRTDPADHGLDADEWPEGVVELDEPIVEFSTKYEKGDRYLDDEEAAEIAGVASLADIADVARDVNRLVTEQAAKAGLTHEDGKIECLYFDGEIRVADVVGTFDENRFSFDGQQLSKEVVRQYHKRTQPDWVEAVSEAKAEAKRRDVADWKSLCEASPEPLSADVITVVRDMYAAGTNAYTGHDLFAAPSLDEAVTAVRDL, from the coding sequence ATGACGAGCGTCAAGGAGTTCCGCATCGAGGAGGCGGCCACTCCCGAATCACTGGGCCGCGGTGCGTTCTACTTCACCGACGACTACTCCGTGTTCGACTGGGGGAAGATGCCCGACCAGATTCCCGACAAAGGCGCGAGCCTCTGTGCGATGGGCGCGTTCAACTTCGAACTGCTCGAAGCCGAGGGAATCCCGACGCACTACAGGGGCGTCGTCAGCGACGACGAAGTCGTGCCCCTCGCAGACGCCACGGAACCGCCCCGAGAGATGGCCATCGACCTCACACAGGTTCCCGAACTGCCCAACGACGGGCGCACCTACGACTACGACGCCTACCACGAGACTGCGGGCGAGAACTACCTCATCCCGCTCGAAATCATCTTCCGAAACACGGTGCCGGTGGGTTCGAGCCTCCGCCGCCGGACCGACCCGGCAGACCACGGCCTCGACGCAGACGAGTGGCCAGAGGGCGTCGTCGAACTGGACGAGCCAATCGTCGAATTCTCCACGAAGTACGAGAAAGGCGACCGCTACCTCGATGACGAGGAGGCGGCCGAAATCGCCGGCGTCGCCTCCCTCGCTGACATCGCCGACGTGGCCCGCGACGTGAACCGACTCGTGACCGAACAGGCCGCGAAAGCAGGCCTCACCCACGAGGACGGCAAAATCGAGTGTCTCTACTTCGACGGCGAAATTCGGGTCGCGGACGTGGTCGGCACGTTCGACGAGAACCGCTTCAGTTTCGACGGCCAGCAACTCTCGAAGGAAGTCGTCCGCCAGTACCACAAGCGTACCCAGCCCGACTGGGTCGAGGCCGTGAGCGAGGCGAAAGCCGAGGCGAAGCGACGGGACGTTGCAGACTGGAAATCGCTCTGTGAGGCGTCCCCCGAACCGCTCTCAGCAGACGTTATCACAGTGGTCCGAGACATGTACGCCGCCGGCACGAACGCGTACACCGGCCACGACCTGTTCGCGGCCCCCTCGCTGGACGAGGCCGTCACCGCAGTTCGCGACCTCTGA
- the cofH gene encoding 7,8-didemethyl-8-hydroxy-5-deazariboflavin synthase subunit CofH, protein MADAYPTRTNVPRGLFDFDHRPETDQSFENALAKARAGDRLTVADGVELITTGTETETIDPGRMERVLEAADRRRAEVCGEDVTFVANLNNNVTTACNVGCLFCNFKDPAGQFEAEYQGEMGGFTKTPAESREIVRDAVEMGIYEVCSVSGLHPGFALNDEHHEILAAAEEPVNYKPPSAYKTSPGTYVEQMQAMSVDGVHLHSMTPEEAYHASRGTDWSYEKIYGELKAAGLDSVPGTAAEILVDEVREAICPGKIDTQGWLDAMEAAANVGLDTTSTIMYGHVENEMHRVLHLEQIRDLQDRTGNITEFVPLSFIHQNTPLKEKGMVDAGASRAEDLLMIAVSRLFLDNVENIQSSWVKYGNEHGLAMLNAGANDFMGTILSEEITKRAGGQYGEVRTFDEYVDMITSIGRVPVERSTDYRQKRRIDPDVRPAGPLLGPKADGTPMFTKKSPKAD, encoded by the coding sequence ATGGCAGACGCCTACCCCACGCGAACGAACGTCCCTCGCGGGCTCTTCGACTTCGACCACCGCCCCGAGACGGACCAGTCGTTCGAAAACGCGCTCGCAAAGGCGCGGGCAGGCGACCGACTCACCGTCGCCGACGGGGTGGAACTCATCACGACTGGAACGGAGACGGAAACCATCGACCCGGGGCGGATGGAACGCGTTCTCGAAGCTGCAGACCGCAGGCGCGCCGAGGTGTGCGGAGAGGACGTCACCTTCGTCGCGAACCTGAACAACAACGTCACGACGGCGTGTAACGTCGGCTGTCTGTTCTGTAACTTCAAGGACCCCGCCGGACAGTTCGAAGCCGAGTATCAGGGGGAGATGGGCGGCTTTACGAAAACGCCCGCAGAATCACGGGAAATCGTCCGCGACGCGGTGGAGATGGGCATCTACGAGGTCTGTTCGGTCTCAGGGTTGCACCCCGGGTTCGCCCTCAACGACGAACACCACGAGATTCTCGCCGCCGCCGAGGAACCGGTGAACTACAAACCGCCATCCGCGTACAAGACCTCCCCCGGAACCTACGTCGAGCAGATGCAGGCGATGAGCGTCGATGGCGTCCACCTCCACTCGATGACGCCCGAAGAAGCCTACCATGCAAGCCGCGGAACCGACTGGTCGTACGAGAAAATCTACGGCGAACTCAAGGCTGCGGGCCTCGACAGCGTGCCCGGAACCGCAGCAGAGATTCTCGTCGACGAAGTCCGCGAAGCAATCTGCCCCGGGAAAATCGACACGCAGGGCTGGCTCGACGCGATGGAAGCCGCCGCGAACGTCGGCCTCGACACCACCTCGACCATCATGTACGGGCACGTCGAAAACGAGATGCACCGCGTGCTGCATCTCGAACAGATTCGCGACCTGCAAGACCGTACGGGGAACATCACCGAGTTCGTCCCGCTCTCCTTTATCCATCAGAACACGCCGCTCAAAGAGAAGGGAATGGTCGACGCGGGGGCGAGTCGGGCCGAAGACTTGCTCATGATTGCCGTCTCACGCCTCTTCCTCGACAACGTCGAGAACATCCAGTCGTCGTGGGTCAAGTACGGCAACGAACACGGCCTCGCCATGCTCAACGCCGGGGCGAACGACTTCATGGGGACGATTCTCTCCGAAGAAATCACCAAACGCGCCGGGGGCCAGTACGGCGAAGTTCGAACTTTCGACGAGTACGTGGACATGATAACCTCGATTGGGCGCGTCCCCGTCGAACGCTCGACCGACTACCGGCAGAAACGTCGTATCGACCCCGACGTGCGCCCCGCCGGGCCGCTGTTAGGCCCGAAGGCAGACGGCACGCCGATGTTCACGAAGAAGTCGCCGAAGGCCGACTGA